One Papaver somniferum cultivar HN1 chromosome 10, ASM357369v1, whole genome shotgun sequence genomic window carries:
- the LOC113319537 gene encoding uncharacterized protein LOC113319537, whose translation MDSGKEDSHGDSISEETSNTSQSPVSCEPDRDDDICGKLQKPPRIGHVYQVEIPPSILETEPVQPVKGLSEEGIMVDVADSFVEALPIPIMWINNVNDRRDDANGSLNSKNTKHIRKSSNKEVIETMVKSEDKIYYAAPGCLGNSWTDLEKEAFLLGLYIFGKNLVMVKRFVESKAKADILSFYYGEFYRSAAYRRWSSSRNKDRRSRRCIQGPKMFKTWRQQKFLSCLLPLIPEKCHATLVEVSKNFEASNVSLEDYVSTLKATIGLAVLVEVFGIGKGKQDLTGLVTDPARNNQQVISHPEIPVGKGCSTLTLDEIVGFLTGDYRLSKARSNDLFWEAVWPRLLARGWQSKQPKNHIGTSSKNPLVFIVPGVKKFSRRKLVKGDKYFDSVADVLTKVASDPRLIELEDEPGKANIGSPENDCDNKKMKLDKGGSSDHKRSIYLQPQLPESNSDLMKFTVVDTSMGDGEDPFLVRELRSLPVQTTETSFPESHSSHSANGFKELAHEKGVVDMSLNCTRDTSTSRSSEAIADKEVRSDSLKFIITVSKKEMQIKAPVRADVSLRNDMDQSSCDPDMDSRKTIKSQFSRRRNPSQPNCLSPVIKRRRLTACCETKAICSKDSSSRTRGMREEEDPHLYLGSSDSSDNMVSEVTQSQEKVYSSSSGEGSPDENFFGKYISQKEKYPPRLSIDLNLPHVLSNVERDQPFIKEVEISQSDPSFEHPPSPASSELTGTEQQLPGLVSRRQGTRKRPLTAKALEALACGFLTTKRKPR comes from the exons ATGGATTCAGGAAAAGAGGATTCCCATGGAGATTCCATAAGTGAAGAAACATCTAATACTTCACAGTCACCAGTTTCATGTGAACCTGATAGGGATGATGATATTTGTGGAAAACTACAGAAACCTCCTCGAATTGGACATGTGTATCAGGTTGAAATCCCTCCTTCTATACTGGAAACTGAACCTGTTCAACCAGTGAAAGGGCTGTCTGAAGAGGGCATCATGGTTGATGTTGCCGATTCTTTTGTAGAGGCATTACCTATCCCAATTATGTGGATTAATAATGTCAATGATAGGCGAGACGATGCAAATGGTTCGTTAAATTCTAAGAACACCAAACACATCAGAAAGTCTTCTAATAAGGAAGTCATAGAGACTATGGTGAAGAGCGAAGATAAAATCTACTATGCAGCTCCGGGTTGTTTGGGCAACTCATGGACTGATCTTGAGAAAGAGGCTTTTCTCCTTGGTTTGTATATATTTGGCAAAAATCTTGTTATGGTGAAGAGATTTGTCGAGAGTAAAGCAAAGGCAGATATATTATCTTTCTATTATGGGGAATTTTATAGGTCTGCTGCATACCGCAGATGGTCGAGCTCTCGGAATAAGGACCGGAGAAGCAGGAGGTGTATACAAGGACCAAAGATGTTTAAGACTTGGAGGCAACagaaatttttgtcttgtttgcTTCCTCTCATACCTGAGAAATGTCATGCTACTCTGGTGGAG GTCTCCAAGAATTTCGAAGCTAGTAATGTTTCTTTAGAAGACTACGTATCAACTTTAAAGGCTACTATTGGCCTGGCAGTGCTTGTAGAAGTTTTTGGTATTGGCAAGGGAAAGCAGGATCTCACTGGCCTAGTTACAGATCCTGCACGAAACAATCAGCAAGTCATTTCTCACCCTGAAATACCTGTTGGCAAAGGATGTTCCACTCTTACTCTTGATGAAATAGTTGGGTTTTTAACGGGAGACTATCGCTTAAGCAAAGCTCGGTCAAATGATCTTTTCTGGGAAGCTGTTTGGCCCCGTTTGCTTGCAAGAGGGTGGCAATCTAAGCAGCCTAAAAATCACATTGGTACTAGTTCCAAAAACCCTTTGGTGTTTATTGTGCCTGGTGTTAAAAAGTTCTCAAGAAGGAAGCTTGTGAAAGGAGACAAGTATTTTGATTCTGTCGCCGATGTGCTGACTAAAGTTGCATCAGATCCTAGACTTATAGAACTTGAGGATGAACCTGGTAAAGCCAACATAGGTAGTCCAGAAAATGACTGtgataacaagaagatgaaacttgACAAAGGTGGTAGTTCTGATCATAAACGGAGCATTTATCTTCAACCGCAACTACCGGAGAGCAATTCAGATCTCATGAAGTTTACAGTTGTAGATACTAGTATGGGAGATGGAGAAGATCCGTTCCTAGTTAGAGAGTTAAGAAGTTTGCCTGTTCAAACTACTGAAACATCCTTCCCTGAAAGTCATTCAAGTCACAGTGCAAATGGTTTTAAAGAGTTGGCACATGAAAAAGGTGTAGTTGACATGTCATTGAACTGTACAAGAGATACTAGTACTTCCAGATCCTCAGAGGCTATAGCTGACAAGGAAGTGCGCTCTGACTCTTTAAAGTTTATAATTACTGTTTCAAAGAAAGAGATGCAGATCAAAGCTCCAGTTCGTGCTGATGTAAGCTTGCGTAATGACATGGATCAAAGTAGTTGTGACCCTGACATGGACTCaagaaaaaccataaaatctCAATTCAGCCGGAGGAGGAATCCTAGCCAACCAAACTGTTTGTCTCCCGTCATCAAACGCCGGAGGTTAACTGCTTGTTGCGAAACTAAGGCAATCTGCAGCAAAGACAGTTCCTCTAGAACTCGTGGTATGAGAGAGGAGGAGGATCCCCATTTATATTTAGGCTCTTCTGATTCAAGTGACAACATGGTGTCTGAAGTAACGCAATCCCAAGAGAAAGTATATTCTAGTTCTTCGGGTGAAGGCAGTCCAGATGAGAACTTCTTTGGTAAATATATCTCTCAAAAAGAAAAGTATCCACCTCGGTTGTCAATTGACCTGAACCTTCCACATGTTCTGTCAAATGTTGAAAGAGACCAGccattcatcaaagaagttgagATCAGTCAATCTGATCCAAGTTTTGAGCACCCACCTTCCCCTGCTAGTAGTGAGTTGACTGGTACCGAGCAACAACTACCTGGTTTGGTTTCTCGAAGGCAGGGCACAAGAAAACGACCATTAACAGCCAAAGCTTTAGAAGCTTTAGCTTGTGGGTTCTTAACCACAAAAAGAAAACCGAGATAA